A genomic window from Henningerozyma blattae CBS 6284 chromosome 3, complete genome includes:
- the GCN20 gene encoding putative AAA family ATPase GCN20 (similar to Saccharomyces cerevisiae GCN20 (YFR009W); ancestral locus Anc_1.366): MSTIGSQVRKAAPSIDPIVADYAVGYFNHLSTLTYDPVQSKQLDLATEISFVSELLRNAGASEDKVDTLAKEISERLNLQLDENRAKLELTGDTSKRLLDINVLKSHNNKADINTSLNLLNNNGIEHAGRQMETRVNLKKLAKAEQKIAKKVAKRNNKFVQYEASKLINEQKDEDYDSFFLKINPLEFGSAAGKSKDIKIDTFDLYVGDGQRILSDAQLTLSFGHRYGLVGQNGIGKSTLLRALSRRELNVPKHISILHVEQELRGDDTLALQSVLDADVWRKQLLHEEHKINERLQEMEKLRAEFEEGSLEVKKLDNEREDLDNHLEQIAEKLADMESDKAEAKAASILYGLGFSVEAQNKPTNSFSGGWRMRLSLARALFCQPDLLLLDEPSNMLDVPSIAYLSEYLKTYPSTLLVVSHDRAFLNEVATDIIYQHNERLDYYRGQDFDTFYATKEERRKNAQREYENQMAYRKHLQEFIDKFRYNAAKSSEAQSRIKKLEKLPVLEPPEEDKSIHFKFPDCENLSPPIIQLQDVSFGYDEKNLLLKDVNLDVQMDSRIALVGANGCGKTTLLKVMMNQLKPLKGYVSSNGRLRIGYFTQHHVDSMDLTKSAVDWMSVKYPGKTDEEYRRHLGSFGITGTLGLQKMQLLSGGQKSRVAFAALCLNNPHILVLDEPSNHLDNTGLDALVESLKNFSGGVLMVSHDISVIDSVCKEIWVSENGTVRRFDGTIHDYKDYILASAGTAGVVKKH; this comes from the coding sequence ATGTCTACTATAGGTTCGCAAGTTCGTAAAGCAGCTCCTTCTATAGATCCTATTGTTGCTGATTATGCAGTTGGCTATTTTAATCATCTATCTACTTTAACTTATGATCCAGTTCAAAGCAAACAATTGGATTTAGCCACtgaaatttcttttgtttctGAATTGCTACGCAACGCAGGTGCATCTGAAGATAAGGTTGATACATTGGCTAAAGAAATAAGTGAAAGGTTAAATCTACAATTAGATGAGAATAGAGCTAAGCTAGAATTAACTGGTGATACTTCAAAAAGATTATTAGATATCAATGTTTTAAAGAGTCATAACAACAAAGCGGATATTAATACTTCTTTGAACTTATTAAATAACAATGGTATTGAACATGCTGGTAGACAAATGGAAACCAGAgtgaatttgaagaaattagcCAAAGCTGAACAAAAGATTGCTAAAAAGGTTGCTAagagaaataataaatttgttcAATATGAAGCATCGAAATTGATTAACGAACAAAAGGATGAAGATTACGATTCATTCttcttaaaaattaatccaTTGGAATTTGGATCTGCTGCTGGTAAAtctaaagatattaaaattgatacATTTGATTTATATGTTGGTGATGGTCAAAGAATATTATCTGATGCACAATTAACCTTAAGTTTTGGCCATAGATATGGTTTGGTTGGTCAAAATGGTATTGGTAAATCTACCTTATTAAGAGCTCTATCTAGAAGAGAATTAAATGTTCCAAAacatatttcaattttacaTGTTGAGCAAGAATTAAGAGGTGATGATACCTTAGCGTTGCAAAGTGTTCTAGATGCAGATGTTTGGAGAAAGCAATTATTGCATGAAGAACATAAAATCAATGAGAGATTACAAGAAATGGAAAAACTAAGAGctgaatttgaagaaggCAGTTTGGAAGTTAAGAAATTAGATAACGAACGTGAAGATTTAGATAATCATTTAGAACAAATTGCTGAAAAATTAGCTGATATGGAATCTGATAAAGCTGAAGCTAAGGCTGCTTCTATCTTATATGGTCTAGGGTTTAGTGTAGAAGCTCAAAACAAGCCAACTAATTCCTTTTCTGGTGGTTGGAGGATGAGATTATCATTAGCCAGAGCTTTATTTTGTCAACCAGATTTGTTATTGTTGGATGAACCTTCAAATATGTTGGATGTTCCATCTATCGCCTATCTATCTGAATATTTGAAGACTTATCCATCGACCCTTCTAGTTGTTTCCCATGATCGTGCCTTCTTAAATGAAGTTGCTACTGATATAATATATCAACATAATGAAAGATTGGATTACTACAGGGGTCAAGATTTTGATACATTCTATGCCACGAAGGAAGAGCGTAGAAAGAATGCTCAAAGAGAATACGAAAACCAAATGGCTTATAGAAAGCATTTACAAGAATTTATTGACAAGTTTAGATATAATGCAGCTAAATCTTCGGAAGCTCAATCAAGAATTAAGAAGCTAGAAAAATTACCAGTTTTAGAGCCACCAGAGGAAGATAAAAGCATTCACTTTAAATTCCCAGATTGTGAAAACTTATCTCCCccaattattcaattacaaGATGTTTCATTCGGTTACgatgaaaaaaatctattacTAAAAGATGTTAATTTAGATGTTCAAATGGATTCACGAATCGCATTGGTGGGTGCCAATGGTTGTGGTAAGACTACATTACTGAAAGTTATGATGAATCAGCTAAAACCATTGAAGGGTTATGTTTCAAGTAATGGTAGATTACGTATTGGTTACTTCACACAACACCATGTTGATTCTATGGATCTAACAAAAAGTGCTGTTGATTGGATGTCGGTCAAATATCCAGGTAAAACTGATGAAGAATATAGACGTCACTTAGGTTCCTTCGGTATTACAGGTACATTAGGTCTACAAAAAATGCAACTATTGTCTGGTGGTCAGAAATCACGTGTGGCATTTGCTGCTTTATGTCTAAATAATCCTCATATTTTAGTTCTTGATGAACCTTCCAATCATTTAGATAATACTGGTTTAGATGCACTAGTCGAGtcattgaagaatttttcagGTGGGGTTCTTATGGTTTCTCACGATATCTCAGTTATTGACAGTGTTTGTAAAGAAATCTGGGTTTCTGAGAATGGTACTGTTAGAAGATTTGATGGTACTATCCACGACTATAAAGACTACATCTTGGCGTCTGCAGGCACTGCAGGTGTTGTCAAAAAACATTAA
- the TBLA0C01230 gene encoding uncharacterized protein: MARKNIISCLFKIVYDLVVSLEVMEHLSVLVSLSVTRGLAYTVHAVNKAPSCSPSSMFRFITCLVASTDISGALSSGNPVFFLLLFLIMGLNLNFLLAYVSNLVVITVVFDPLGPKSSFSASLIDQYNWPTYPVTPFKWKDTCLVSFNVLKLQLIVLKFKVRYGASLFILLLNLPNV, translated from the coding sequence ATGGCGAGAAAGAATATTATCAGTTGTCTCTTCAAAATTGTCTATGATTTGGTTGTTTCTCTAGAGGTCATGGAACATCTAAGTGTCTTAGTAAGTCTGAGTGTAACGCGAGGTCTAGCCTACACCGTTCATGCCGTGAATAAGGCACCATCTTGTTCTCCATCGTCTATGTTTCGGTTCATTACATGTCTCGTTGCTTCCACTGACATCTCTGGTGCTTTGTCCTCTGGTAATCCTGTCTTTTTTCTCCTGTTGTTTCTAATTATGGGGTTGAATCTCAACTTCTTGTTGGCTTACGTCTCGAATCTTGTTGTCATTACTGTGGTATTTGATCCTCTTGGTCCTAAATCTTCTTTCAGTGCATCCTTAATTGACCAGTACAACTGGCCTACTTACCCAGTAACTCCCTTCAAGTGGAAAGACACTTGCCTGGTTTCGTTCAATGTACTGAAGCTACAACTTATCGTGTTAAAGTTTAAGGTAAGGTATGGAGCTTCCTTGTTTATATTGCTCCTTAATTTACCGAATGTGTGA
- the PUT4 gene encoding proline permease PUT4, which translates to MTLKDNISQKIDDKNSSRNDFSSVSSNTEYIEYKDGNYILEYDSNSSLRIEKETLTFNSSKLEECKIEDKISNFDLSQIGYNGNETIISEELINEDGRKNKLKQGLNARHIQLIALGGCIGTGLFVGAGITLNKCGPAGLVASYLIISTMVYPIMNVLGEMVCYLPGDGSDSAGSVPHLVKRYLDDSLSFAAGWNYYYCFVMLVAAECTAASGVVEYWTKVVPKPAWIVMFQLIIFGLNMCPVRVYGESEFWFAISKILCIVGLIILSFILFWGGGPNHDRLGFRYWITPGSFANTITNGSFGNFLDVYKGIILGAFSFILGPELVVLPSSECSDPRRNIKKASKRFIWRLMFFYILGTLSISVIVSYNDPILSTALIQDKPGAGSSPFVIGIQNAGIDVLPHIINVCILISAWSSGNAYLFASSRSLQTMAINSQAPKCLGKINRFGVPYVAVIVSIILSCIAYLNCSKSTSDVFKWFTNLSTISGFLGWIIVSVTYLRFRKAIEYHGMKDRLPYTTWGQPYLIIYSLISFIIITITNGFDILIPRNWNVSDFIAAYLTLPIFLMIWIGHKFYKYRFKIFTRQCRWWYQVEDIDVITGLEEIEMESEKFESEYVKPETVGGKFVDWLL; encoded by the coding sequence ATGACACTTAAGGATAATATCAGccaaaaaattgatgataaaaaCAGTTCCAGAAATGATTTTTCTTCAGTATCGAGTAATACAgaatatattgaatataaagATGGAAATTATATACTTGAGTATGATTCTAACAGTAGTTtgagaattgaaaaagaaaccTTAACATTCAATTCAAGCAAATTAGAAGAATGCAAGattgaagataaaatttcaaacttTGATTTAAGCCAAATTGGTTACAATGGAAACGAAACAATAATATCAGAAGAACTAATTAACGAAGACGGAAGGAAAAATAAGTTAAAACAAGGTTTAAATGCCCGacatattcaattaattgcACTTGGTGGATGTATTGGAACAGGTTTATTTGTTGGAGCAGGAATCACATTAAATAAATGTGGCCCTGCTGGATTAGTTGCTTCTtatcttattatttctacAATGGTATATCCCATAATGAACGTCTTGGGAGAGATGGTATGTTACTTGCCCGGAGATGGTAGTGATTCTGCTGGATCAGTTCCTCATTTAGTGAAACGATATTTGGATGATTCTTTATCGTTTGCAGCAGGatggaattattattattgttttgtaATGTTGGTTGCTGCTGAATGTACAGCTGCCTCTGGTGTTGTTGAATATTGGACTAAAGTTGTTCCCAAACCTGCATGGATTGTAATGTTTCagttaattatatttggGTTAAATATGTGTCCTGTTAGAGTTTATGGGGAATCTGAATTTTGGTTTGCCATTAGTAAGATTCTTTGTATTGTTggtttaattattttatcatttatattattttgggGTGGAGGGCCAAATCATGATCGCCTTGGATTCCGATATTGGATAACACCTGGATCATTCGCTAATACAATAACTAATGGATCATTTGGGAATTTTTTAGATGTTTATAAGGGGATTATATTAGGggcattttcttttattttaggACCTGAATTAGTTGTATTGCCAAGTTCGGAATGTAGTGATCCTAGAAGAAACATTAAAAAAGCATCGAAGAGATTTATTTGGAgattaatgtttttttatatcttgGGTACATTATCTATTAGTGTTATTGTTAGTTATAATGATCCGATCCTATCTACTGCATTAATTCAAGATAAGCCCGGTGCAGGTTCATCACCCTTTGTCATTGGTATTCAAAATGCTGGAATTGATGTATTGCCACATATCATCAACGTATGTATATTAATCAGTGCATGGTCATCAGGAAATGCCTATCTATTTGCCAGTTCCAGATCTTTACAAACAATGGCTATCAACTCGCAAGCACCTAAATGCTTAGGGAAGATCAATCGATTTGGAGTACCATATGTTGCAGTGATTGTTTCAATTATCTTATCATGTATTGcatatttgaattgttCTAAATCTACCAGCGATGTGTTTAAATGGTTTACAAACTTAAGCACGATATCTGGGTTTTTAGGCTGGATAATTGTTTCTGTGACCTACTTAAGATTTCGTAAAGCTATTGAATATCATGGTATGAAAGATCGATTACCATATACAACTTGGGGTCAACCATATCTAATAATCTATTCATTAATaagttttattatcattacgATTACTAATGggtttgatattttaataccCAGGAATTGGAATGTCAGTGATTTTATTGCAGCATATTTAACATTGCCTATTTTCTTAATGATTTGGATTGGACATAAATTTTACAAGTATAGATTTAAGATATTTACAAGGCAATGTCGGTGGTGGTATCAAGTAGAAGATATTGATGTTATTACAGGattagaagaaattgaaatggAGAGTGAAAAGTTTGAAAGTGAGTATGTGAAACCGGAAACCGTTGGGGGGAAATTTGTAGACTGGTTATTATGA
- the NFS1 gene encoding cysteine desulfurase (similar to Saccharomyces cerevisiae NFS1 (YCL017C); ancestral locus Anc_1.403) — MLRIITRARPLLTRSYAGAAAAAVLKKHNVSLNTHTDTQTAAIEQTNIRSNSSEPVIDLAASPVLKHAYMEDKSHGTRPIYLDMQATTPTDPRVLDVMLKFYTGLYGNPHSNTHAYGWETNNEIETARQHVANLISADKKEIIFTSGATESNNTAVKGVARFYKKTKNHIITTRTEHKCVIEAARALINEGFEVTFLEVDANGLIDLQDLQNKITPKTCLVSVMAVNNEIGVMQPLEEIGKICRKNKVFFHTDAAQGLGKIPIDVNKMNIDLLSMSSHKIYGPKGIGALYVRRRPRVRLEPLLSGGGQERGIRSGTLAPPLVAGFGEAARLMAQEREYDNLYIKKLSDKLMNGLLSIANTSLNGSKEHRYPGCVNVSFSYVEGESLLMALRDIALSSGSACTSASLEPSYVLHALGKDDALAHSSIRFGIGRFTSEEEVDYVINAVKERVQYLRELSPLWEMVQEGIDLNSIEWSGH; from the coding sequence ATGTTAAGGATTATCACAAGAGCAAGACCACTTCTTACGAGATCATATGCTGGAGCCGCTGCCGCTGCAGTGTTAAAGAAACATAATGTATCGTTAAATACTCATACAGATACACAAACTGCTGCTATCGAGCAAACTAATATAAGGTCTAATTCCTCAGAACCAGTTATCGACCTTGCAGCTTCGCCCGTGTTGAAACATGCTTATATGGAAGATAAGAGTCATGGGACAAGACCCATTTATTTGGATATGCAAGCCACCACACCTACTGATCCAAGAGTTTTAGATGTTATGCTGAAGTTTTATACAGGTCTGTATGGGAATCCTCATTCAAATACTCATGCTTACGGTTGGgaaacaaataatgaaatagaAACTGCAAGACAACATGTGGCAAATTTAATTAGTGCAGACAAAAAGGAAATCATTTTCACTTCAGGTGCTACAGAATCGAATAATACTGCTGTGAAAGGTGTTGCTAGATTCTATAAAAAGACTAAAAACCATATCATTACTACCAGAACAGAACATAAATGTGTCATTGAAGCCGCAAGAgctttaattaatgaaggATTTGAAGTGACATTCTTGGAAGTAGATGCCAATGGGTTGATCGATTTACaagatttacaaaataaaattaccCCCAAGACTTGTTTAGTAAGTGTAATGGCCGTCAATAACGAAATAGGGGTCATGCAACCTTTAGAAGAAATCGGTAAGATTTGCCGCAAGAATAAAGTGTTTTTCCATACAGATGCAGCTCAGGGGTTAGGTAAGATACCTATTGATGTCAATAAGATGAATATCGACTTGTTATCAATGTCTTCCCATAAGATTTATGGACCCAAGGGGATCGGCGCACTATACGTGAGAAGAAGACCAAGAGTTAGATTAGAACCTTTACTTTCAGGCGGTGGTCAAGAACGTGGGATCCGTTCAGGTACTTTGGCCCCACCTTTAGTTGCTGGGTTCGGTGAAGCAGCGAGATTGATGGCTCAAGAAAGAGaatatgataatttatACATCAAGAAATTATCTGATAAATTGATGAATGGGTTATTATCCATTGCCAATACTTCTTTAAATGGATCCAAAGAACATAGATACCCTGGTTGTGTCAATGTTTCCTTCTCCTACGTGGAAGGTGAATCCTTATTAATGGCTCTAAGAGATATCGCTTTATCTTCAGGTTCTGCTTGTACTTCAGCTTCATTAGAACCTTCATATGTCTTGCATGCTTTGGGTAAAGATGACGCTCTGGCACATTCTTCTATAAGATTCGGGATCGGCAGATTCACCTCGGAGGAGGAGGTCGATTACGTCATTAACGCTGTCAAGGAAAGGGTCCAATACTTGAGGGAATTATCTCCTCTATGGGAAATGGTCCAAGAAGGTATCGATTTGAACTCTATTGAATGGTCAGGCCATTGA
- the PET8 gene encoding Pet8p (similar to Saccharomyces cerevisiae PET8 (YNL003C); ancestral locus Anc_1.404) → MNHFSTALVGGACSGMAVDLMFFPLDTIKTRLQSPQGFLAAGGLRGMYRGVGSTLAASAPGAALFFATYDMVKRHGSQVQETWGVPAAAVHMTAATVAEAAACCVRVPAEVVKQRAQVGTRSTWATFQWTLRHQGGFRGLYRGYGATLLREVPFTAIQFGLYEALREARGTPAGVAGGVAGGAAAWITCPLDVVKTRVMLAGDASSAAVWNNVTELWASRGIRAFFAGAVPRTLWISAGGAVFLGVYDAVTTTLRNDTKPL, encoded by the coding sequence ATGAACCATTTCTCAACTGCTTTAGTAGGCGGTGCTTGCAGTGGAATGGCTGTCGACTTGATGTTTTTCCCATTAGACACTATCAAGACACGTCTACAATCTCCTCAGGGCTTTTTAGCCGCCGGCGGTCTTCGTGGGATGTACCGAGGAGTTGGTAGTACTCTAGCAGCTTCTGCTCCTGGAGCAGCTTTGTTTTTTGCTACCTATGATATGGTTAAACGTCATGGATCACAAGTTCAAGAGACTTGGGGGGTTCCAGCAGCAGCTGTTCACATGACTGCAGCAACTGTGGCGGAAGCCGCAGCTTGTTGTGTCCGGGTACCTGCTGAGGTTGTCAAACAACGTGCTCAAGTAGGTACAAGATCCACATGGGCCACATTCCAATGGACATTACGTCATCAAGGTGGATTCCGTGGACTGTACCGTGGGTACGGCGCTACCTTGTTACGTGAAGTGCCGTTCACAGCGATCCAATTTGGATTGTATGAAGCACTTAGAGAAGCACGTGGTACACCTGCAGGTGTGGCGGGAGGTGTGGCGGGAGGTGCAGCAGCGTGGATCACGTGCCCGTTAGATGTGGTGAAGACACGTGTCATGCTTGCAGGAGATGCAAGCTCGGCGGCTGTTTGGAACAACGTGACCGAGCTGTGGGCGTCACGTGGCATCCGGGCATTTTTCGCAGGTGCTGTTCCAAGGACATTATGGATTTCTGCTGGTGGAGCCGTTTTCCTTGGAGTATATGATGCAGTGACAACCACTTTGAGAAATGACACAAAACCTCTATAG
- the DCC1 gene encoding Dcc1p (similar to Saccharomyces cerevisiae DCC1 (YCL016C); ancestral locus Anc_1.405), which produces MNENNNTTLYSQLEYDHGYKLIQLTPELLDALKSNNNALKFKQVQTDHEGTMVDDVILCSKNKSWNIKQKNHSNTVLLCKDEKLNGNDNCIKGYGKCTYEYETRLTKGHINLNVIPIYDGEEEEKLDSCNFEELINQSGCSMEEGIKEWEEICGCVIDNHVCILGENYIHSVLHILLMSLMAEGYDMESQGFLIAEGIESVQKDGNENEKSQVIESVIKRFFHRENTDTNGKEVRWLIDKKKIGVWYGIKALKKYASKNPIRDVEFLQEWRSMFPPFMSIEIDLKMLRGHYCKPNSIQGQIKYLSKDILPMDSKQRFKMLFQIQSQWLQEEIEPFVKDLNTRNMKIDTFIMKFARRRHVGKQYIIQSR; this is translated from the coding sequence atgAACGAGAATAATAACACAACACTGTATTCTCAATTAGAATATGATCATGGTTATAAACTAATCCAATTAACACCTGAATTATTGGACGCGTTAAAatccaataataatgcatTGAAATTCAAACAAGTACAAACCGACCATGAAGGAACCATGGTTGATGATGTAATCTTATGTAGTAAAAACAAGAGTTGGAATATCAAACAAAAGAATCATTCCAATACTGTACTTCTTtgtaaagatgaaaaattgaatggGAATGATAACTGTATAAAGGGATATGGTAAATGTACATATGAATATGAAACACGATTAACTAAAGGACATATCAATTTAAATGTGATACCTATATATGATggagaagaagaagaaaaactTGATAGTTgtaattttgaagaattaattaatcaaAGTGGATGTTCTATGGAGGAAGGTATAAAAGAATGGGAAGAGATATGTGGATGTGTGATTGATAATCATGTATGTATACTGGGTGAGAATTATATCCATAGTGTATTACATATCTTATTAATGAGTTTAATGGCTGAAGGGTATGATATGGAATCTCAAGGATTTTTAATCGCAGAAGGGATAGAAAGTGTTCAAAAAGATGggaatgaaaatgaaaaaagcCAAGTGATCGAAAGTGTAATAAAGAGATTTTTCCATAGGGAGAATACAGATACAAATGGCAAGGAAGTTCGTTGGTTAATcgataagaaaaaaatcgGTGTTTGGTATGGAATTAAagcattgaaaaaatatgcCTCGAAAAATCCTATAAGAGATGTAGAATTTCTTCAAGAATGGAGATCCATGTTCCCACCGTTCATGTCTATTGAgattgatttgaaaatgttACGAGGCCATTATTGCAAACCAAATAGTATTCAGGGACAAATCAAGTACTTGTCCAAAGACATATTACCCATGGATTCGAAACAACGGTTCAAAATGTTATTCCAAATCCAAAGTCAGTGGCTCCAAGAAGAAATCGAGCCCTTTGTCAAGGACCTAAACACACGTAACATGAAGATTGATACGTTCATAATGAAATTTGCCCGTCGAAGACATGTAGGCAAACAGTATATAATCCAGAGTcgataa